The Helicoverpa zea isolate HzStark_Cry1AcR chromosome 23, ilHelZeax1.1, whole genome shotgun sequence sequence tcacattccattgtagGAATATTTGACGGGacgccatttttaatatttgagagCAAGTTAACTAGTtgataggcaacgttggacggtatttgTGCATTATTAGAagataaaattgtacttaaaagtttaacaagaatttctatcAGTGATGAAGTATTATTATCGACGAATGGGTTATTTaaagcgcagccatcaggctgtgaagatgcaggggagttaatgatttgctgatgagcagctttatcgtaagagggagatagaggggcatgggtcttcggcttaagaaaaacggttttgcgatatgactgagtgggggcaGGAACTGCTTTTGTAGCATTCGCGTAGTTGCGAGAAACAATTGGGATAGTTTTGCTGGCCTCAGCATATgagagggacttctcagccataacggtcttaatggccttctgtctgccCAGCTCCGGGCAAGATTTGCTATtcgcaaaatgattccccgagcagagcacacaaaatgcctccgcctcagaaatgctgcaaccatcaccagggtgatcatggccgcatttACTGCAGCGGGGTTTAGACCGGCAAACAAGTTCCACATGACCGAACctacagcacttacggcactggatggtggggtaGACATACTGTTGGACTGGGAGGGAAGTATAACAACAGAAAACTCTTTGTGGTAATACCTGACCGTCAAATGTTAGAACACATGTTTCTGTTGCCTTAAATTGTGTCACTCCATCAATCACCACTTTCCTATTTATGCGTCGCACTTTTagaatttcaccacaacctgaggGGACTTGTAGATACCTTTgagcttcctcttcatttagaTCAGTGGGCACACCGGTAACAACACCCATGCGAGTAATGTTGAAAGTAGGGATAGAcgcaacaaaactatttttaggaaggatgttattaataataaatgaattcgcatcctgaggggatttgaaTTCTACCGACACACGGTTCCTGCCAACTTTTTTAACGCCATCGCGGACAATGCAGGTTATGTTGTGTTTTTGAAGGAATATGCCAAAAGTAACTGGATGCAGAGAGGTACCGGTGTTAGGCTGGGGTTCCAATCGAGAGACGTGTACAATGAACGgagccttatcagtagcagagtacctgctgcggccaattAAATTCTTTAGTTGTTTcggtggcggggttgacacggcaATGtttgcatcatctccggagcgtttcctggcatTCGAGGGTGATGAGGTgagggagtccgcgatgctgcaggCAACATCGGCGAATTGGGAGAGTGGGTAATTGGGGGAAAGAGGAGCaaatgcagagatgtcgggaggatcggggtCGGGGGGTTTATTGAGTTCCATAGTGCTTGTTAAGCCTAGTTAATTACCTAAATAACACTACACTACTGGTaacaaacacaaggacaacacacaatcacaaaaataagtcacaGAAGATCACTAAAACActgaaaacagctgaaaattctaggcacacgtgcttaccaaagacactctgtggcgagaatccaaCTCGTACTCTTGTGCTTTGAAATATTGGTTTATGTCATTTGTCACTATACCTtttgtcaataataaaatactatagaATAGATCTTAGTGATTTaggtgaatgttgtgacgtataaggaagttcaggagttggcgctggataggcgtaaatggaaggagttgcaccgacaagagctgtactgggattctataaaactcgatcaacaactcgcatttcacttcgattcgtaatgtcatttcatactttaggggaggtaggggagggatgggcactttttcacaatttattgcataaaaaatcagattttacagatcattatcaacttttattgccatttcttatattcggctagatataatgaaagagctttcctaaaaattacaatcagtttcaacattacgagatatttaaacggttttatttagctcaccccgtttgttttattatttattcttggatcaaatttagtaattcaaatttcaccctcttcctgtcaaccgattggtctgaaattttgtatacacctttaattaaatccaatatggccgccggcacaaaatggcacagccccctcaatatgggtcaaaatcaaatgaaagggctacacaagtagaatactgtcagcaaccccagcggggcgcaacagggccaaggcctgcctgcacgtcgattctataaaattcgaacaacaactcgcatttcacttcgctattcactctcacttcgcattcgattcagaacgaccttgattttgcattctgtaaacatcacctaatcacttgcgaagtgaagtgagctcgacatcgaccaatgctgtgctagtgacttccccactcgacaaaatgtcaaccgagattaatcagtttttaattttatcagttttgacacagaattttagctaaatatgatgttttagttataatttgttattgtaaggaatttgaggcagcttttaagtataaaataaacagaaatctctaaattcgtgctgtgaatataatctatgcttaccctacgaaaaaaaatactgacagcgccaataccattattaatctgtggacaatattttcttctcttctgtcatagaggaaagtaatatatcgtatcttctgtcttcatattgtgtttaagcttgtttgttttcgccggttttcgccgtaattgtgataaaatcatgaagtaattttatatttcttgttataaagttaaaaataatattaattaaagaagtgtttattttattaatccaacaataatttcagtccaaatgacaggtcgtctcacccttcgtcggctcaggttgaaactctggttgagtttatggagcaaaaccctggcctggcgaagggtttcgtgagaacgcaaaatgccagagagcgaagtcgaagccagtgggaggaattagccgtgcgcttaaacagtataggtggcaccatcaaaacccacaaacagtggaccaaggttagcagtatttttttttgcagcagtatgttagaaccacttcacattccttaaagcaaaccacttatgcgatagccgatagtcttggtttcaagtgtgttccttgaattcataaatattttattttgattttatgtaatctttttcaatttttgaccaagaatattgtggaaatggagacaactaattttctttttaattttaaataaatgtttgattgtagtattggactgacaaaaaaagcgccattaaaaaaaaagttgcagcACGCTCTGCTGCTAGGCGTAGGACTGGTGGTGGGGTGGAGGACGAAATGATGCTAACTGAGGTTGAGGAAAGGATTGTTGCTTTGTGTGGTGGTGAAAGCTTTTCCACAGGAGATGCACATTTAGGCATTCAGCCGTTTCCGGTAAGAAATTCAGAAATGCAATTGGTAAGTAATACTAGAAACACTCTGCAAGGTTTGCTGTCGTTTTTACAGCACCCATTTTTTTGTGGATTAGACCCTTTTTAGTGTtaagtgaattttatattaaatttaccTTCCTGTTTCAGGAAAATGATACGCCGTCTCCATCACCCGAAGCACAACCTATATACAATACTAATGATGACaacgtaagatattttttaattcataattttatggaattcattattttacactcttatctagcatttttttttatgttaacttaTTATAGATTAATGTACCACAACAACAGCAGAGTCAGGCACGGCCTACTGAGGAATCAgcagctattgtattttatgtaagctattttgtactaaatatgtctgtatatgatgtgtctagattatattctattagtatctataaatattgaaattcattttattattaccaatataattgaaatagtaATTCATCCTTGTAATaaccctaataatattataatcttaattttatcCCACAAGGAAGATACCATTTTATCCAATTTACAGGATTCCGCCCTGATTGAGGACAGTCCAGCACCTCGAAATTACAGACCACCAGCTAGTGCAATTTCGAGAAAACTGTTTGCTTCCTCATCCAGCTCCATTGTTGGAACTAGCCAAAGCATTTTACGGGTATGTATCTATCTCTGAAATTCTaagtgctttaatattatttactgtgtcacttggaattgtcgatatttaatttcaatattaggaAGTGGGCCTTTTTAAGATTGTTTCTGTTGTTTCAGAATAACCAGTTAGACAACACTCCTCCTCCAAATCCTCATGTTTATCATCCCAGCCTGTCCCCTCCAACTGTAACACTTTCCCATACGCCCACACCTTCACCTTCACGCCGTGGTTCCACCCCAGTAGCCTCCCCAGTCATTCCAAGAACTGCGGCTTCATCATGtaggtaaaaaatacatttaaacagcATTCTCTACCATTAGATcgagaattttaaaatgtaaatatttatctttttagttTCACGTCACACAGCTTCAGTGGCTTCACCTTCTCGGCGCTCTAGGACAGTTCGTGGTAGTCGAGGTGGTTCTGTGTGTaagtacaaactaaaaataaccatcaaaacaatttttgagACAAATCACAACGAAAGGCAGctatttatttaagagttttTATTAACGCATGTAGTAATAGGTGTTCTCTTTTCAGCACGTCACACGTCTTCAGTTGCTGCTCTTCCACCATCACAACGGCGAACGGAATTCTCCTCCATGACTGAGAGATTCCTGaggttggaagaacagcagctggagatacaaagattgaataCGCAGATCATGCAGTCCTTTCTGGAGAGGAGTGCAGAGAGGGACAGAATTTTTGCTGAAGCTGTAGCTGCAGTCGGTCAAGGGCTGCAAGCATTGGCAGAGGCCGTCAACAGAGATAGGAATTCTCCTCCATGACTGAGAGATTCCTGaggttggaagaacagcagctggagatacaaagattgaatacgcagatcatgcagtcctttctggagaggagtgcagagagggacagaatttttagattaaagttgtctcaaaagggattCAGCGTTTGGCTTCGGCCTAAACTAAACTTCGAGGTCCTAAACTAGGTAAATTGTTATAGgtggttgaacaataaataagctaatttacataagtttatttttttatttttttcaatcaaaacaaaataaacatcagctaagattattgaaagaatatttaaaattggtccagtagtttttgagtttatccattacaaccaaacaaacaaagttttcctctttataatattagtatagatacatatcgcacccttagaatgaaagtgacttaattcaaaattcctgtaatactcgtttttacaataaactgaccttaaaaagcataatctataaccctgtaaataaaaagagacctatttctaactataacagagactacgcttatttcggtctctttcactcgttccgctattcgtttacgcatattgtgtgaaagagccagaactagtattacgtcagatGCGCTTGCGAGTGAACATGTAAAACATCGGCGAATCTCAAAAAGTGTCCGTTTAATGCGAATACTGCCACGgtaagttacacaatattttttgccataaagtgacattttgattaatacgtctttataaaataaaatatgtaggtagtattcagtgaccttttaaggattaggtctatttagtaaaaaataattataaaagacaaacgacacttataataataggtctgtctatgactaaaggcatattcattatttttgttattcttaatattgaacctgtttattactaaaattaaaaagtttaagttgtaacttttttggaatatgcccctataatattaaagttgtgtggtatgttaagatatttaggtacacagagccacacatcagtgtattcagatctgtgaatttctacaatttattgatcgatgctcaccttaaacttttccaacacgttatgataagattttattaacctGATGTGGCTTTTTTCCTACACCGTTTTACCGCACTCCAACCCGTATGCATCCGACAGGACACCCGCCCacttaacataattgtatttgatttttataccaatactttagcatcctaatgatatcgcttgggaagttcttgatattttctccattttcaccacaattttctccataggcagtcgtaagaTACGAGGTCGAAAGCCTTGGAGAGGTCCAGAAAACATGCATATACAGGTGTTTTCCTACTTGTATAGTATTGAACAGTCTGTTTGAGGCATAGTATAGCTGTTTCCGTGGATAAGATTGGCTTAAAACCAAACTGGGCATcgttaagtattaagtacttatccaGCTGGTGGTCAATCAGACTGTCCAACACCTTTGCAATGATGGTAGCCAGGGATATAGGCCTGTAGTTGCTCTTTTCACTCGCATCTCCAGTTTTATTCTTAACAATAGgcacaacaatagttttaagtaaatccgCTGGAAGATACGAGTGACTCAGGCACAAGCTAAAAAACATTGCTAGCACTCGCGGTAAGTGTTTACCAGCATGCAGCAAATGCTCTATACTTAGGCTGTCATGACCCAGCGACTTGCCTCTCTTAAAGTTGCGTATGACAGTAGCTACCTCCCTGGCCGTAAACCTAATAGGCATGTCTTCAGACCCCCCCCACCACCTCAAGCCCACCAGACGACGTACCCAGGGGAGACCCAACCCTAAAGGTTCTACTAAATAGGTTGGCGATATCACCAGGATCACTAAGGCCATCAATACTCAAAGGCAGACCCGACCTTTGATTCAACCTGTTCGTGGCTttccaaaaactaccaaaattctttgcgtcatgatgacttgcaatgatggccatttttatttggtccttattattttggcaccatttcaatttacttttaaaaacctttctactttccaccattttttcatataaatcaccatttttcggTCAACCAAACAACGTCCAGGTTTGAAAATCCGAGCCTGTCTGTGTGCGTCCTTCACATGCTTATTCCAGCCCGTTATGTAACTCTTTTTGCGCTGTAATCCGTTCCTACAGTTACTTGCGATTGCACCTTCATAGAGTATACGCACAATTTCCGcataaatattgtctaaaatagtttcatgttttatttatttttattttattttatttattaaggtaaaccaacaacatatacacaaaaacaagtatagttacaaaatttcttacgtaagtatttactgtgtgaatatgtcacttacaggtatgcacaccatttacaataagttacagagttatacttaattaaagtcaaagtcaaagtcaaagtcaaaatcatttattaaaataggctaatacgattagcactttttaacgtcaaaattttacaagaatgacagcacccccaaaacgcccccctttcaccacttcctagtgttatggctggaaagaagaagcggtgaagaacaaacttcccagcaacacagctgtctattacaatttaattattattaatttattttacagttatacaattcaattttatttattattaatttaaaacaccgaataatacaaaataaaataaagcacttttgttccacttcagagctgccatctgcgtttatctgtgaaataatcattaacattataatatgcctttttaacaagaatttctttaattttatttttaaaagaactgtccgttaattccaacagatgacTGATGATTATACCATTACTGCAGTCAAAACTATGGAAAATGTTCCTTAATTCTACATctagttttactacattcagtaaattctaagggaaagtctacatttttcaagagatcattacaataattgctatataactcagtctgctgcaaagctctgtcaccccatgttactttgttacatttaggaagtgcaacttttggccttaataacttaagatcacactttataattagaggTAAATGGTCCGACCAAGACACGTCATAGAGCACACTAGCGTCTCTAACAGTGTTCCACGCCGCGTCTGTCACTACGCAATGGTCTAACCAACTAGTAGAACCatcccaactagcacactagtggaaatagcagcctatttggcaactgttagctcgacagtagtgctttaggtgttccgaaagtatctttaagttctattattgcttccgtagctgctcatagctgctcatagctgtaaatatcactaaaggcagcagaaactgaaccaaatgtcactctgggttttacaagagatcattctacaacccatttgcagcctacatctttaaaagagagttcaaacaattatgttaaaggttaaagctgctaaaaagtttctattgccgctgatgtacgcgttagaactgcataaagacgctaattgtagactttttaacggaactgtttaaaagatatatttatcacttttctgccactaaaggtttcattgcagaagtgatttgttattttgtgcagacttaagtaggaatttgatcctctgttctacttatagccaacacaaggctccacaatagaagcaggaggttaatagacattgcctgctcatttggatacattctgttattttattcacaaacacaagcaaaggtcccgtagattttgttttctcaattactgataacgaatcagttacttgaataaatgttattaagactgaaataaataaatacattcagatttttataacattgcattttaatttaataccctatgtccaaataactttcagtatgacagtgtcttattatttattatgtctacggaattattaccaatatgtgtcataaacagacttaattcttaaaaaaacatagaatggaaaacataattttgaaataaagtgacttaatttgaaactactttatattttatgttaaaatatatataaaaaaatactataaacataGCACTGTCATTGTGATCTCAAAAGGCTAATCCACAAATCTggtaaaaatcaatagtaagccattaaaaacggaagagatatattaagatgtattaagtaatataattttttgatgacgattttgctcatttcccacaaattgcattttttggattcggtcactttcattctaagggtgcgatattgtcacacccagaccacggccaacaagcatgctcatcacacaaatgtcgaccgaaccgggaatcgaacccaagacctctggTTCAGCAATCCGGCatagttaattgtggctgacttagtaatttagaagccaacatacatttttgggccgaataatgataataaaaagaagtctatttaattagcacccattaaTTATGACGTGAACGCCAAAGCCCATTCACGAAGTTTCGCCTTCGTAATTGACCTAAAGCTAAATCGGCGTTGGATGGTAAATCTCTAGTTTGCCTCCTTGTTGCTTCAGCAATTATTTCAAGCTCTTCTACTCTTTCTTCCTCGGAAATAGAGATTGCCGGAATTCCCGCGCAATTGCACATGTTGTGCAAAACACAAcatgcaattactatttttgcaactacatctggatggtagtcgagtactctgtgtactaataagcacctaaatcgtccttttaggaggcctattgttctctcaactgagttgcgagcagttgaatgacgcttattgtaataagcttcaggggaattctcttcagcgccactaattggcgtcatgaggtaggcacgctgagcatatcctgaatcacctgaaaaaaaaataactatgtagtttttatacttagtaattaggcttatattctgaagcagggtcaggaaaggatctacttaccgagcaaaactacttcttcaccagcatttgttaatgcctctaaatggtctttgatagcactataatta is a genomic window containing:
- the LOC124642075 gene encoding uncharacterized protein LOC124642075, which gives rise to MMLTEVEERIVALCGGESFSTGDAHLGIQPFPENDTPSPSPEAQPIYNTNDDNINVPQQQQSQARPTEESAAIVFYDSALIEDSPAPRNYRPPASAISRKLFASSSSSIVGTSQSILRNNQLDNTPPPNPHVYHPSLSPPTVTLSHTPTPSPSRRGSTPVASPVIPRTAASSFSRHTASVASPSRRSRTVRGSRGGSVSRHTSSVAALPPSQRRTEFSSMTERFLRLEEQQLEIQRLNTQIMQSFLERSAERDRIFAEAVAAVGQGLQALAEAVNRDRNSPP